The Mesorhizobium sp. B1-1-8 genome contains a region encoding:
- a CDS encoding OmpP1/FadL family transporter — MDVLRLKALLGAGCFSLALIGAAMHPAHAGGLERGGYDIDLLFDPAPFATEAEATYVMPDRKYKNARGPGGADLGFGTSAKGAEDYWVPRIGVKAQVVQGVDCMFDYSQPWGAHTAPGVWNGAFSNMETDIKSDNYAATCSYKMDAGKGQLRFIGGVFYQKVYGFKEDLVSPFVPDFGGTGRVDLTSNGWGWRAGIAYEIPDIALRASLVYNSKVKLDNIEGTLDLTNVGLGTIPIYGSTQYMPDVVELKLQSGIAPGWLAFGSIKWVNWSTLQSVPICPKGVPTSLCFSNSPAEVTSLDLMYRDGWTVSGGVGHKFNDQWSAAGQLSWDRGTSHGYGAQTDTWTVGGGVAYTPQPNIEVRLAGAIGVMTSGHSGTLIGPNGKIIGDDASYDFGNDLVTAISGGVKIKF, encoded by the coding sequence ATGGACGTTCTGCGGCTCAAAGCACTGCTGGGGGCAGGGTGCTTTTCGCTGGCACTGATCGGCGCGGCGATGCATCCGGCGCATGCCGGCGGCCTGGAGCGCGGCGGCTACGACATCGACCTTCTGTTCGATCCGGCGCCGTTCGCGACGGAAGCCGAAGCGACCTACGTGATGCCGGATCGCAAGTACAAGAACGCGCGTGGCCCTGGTGGCGCCGACCTCGGCTTTGGCACCTCAGCCAAGGGAGCCGAGGATTATTGGGTGCCGCGCATCGGCGTCAAAGCTCAGGTCGTCCAGGGCGTCGACTGCATGTTCGACTATTCGCAGCCTTGGGGCGCGCATACCGCACCCGGCGTGTGGAACGGCGCGTTTTCCAACATGGAAACCGACATCAAGAGCGACAACTACGCGGCAACCTGTTCCTACAAGATGGATGCCGGCAAGGGTCAACTCCGCTTTATCGGCGGTGTCTTCTATCAGAAAGTGTACGGTTTCAAGGAAGACCTGGTGTCACCGTTTGTACCCGACTTCGGGGGTACTGGTCGTGTCGATCTGACGAGCAATGGCTGGGGCTGGCGCGCCGGCATTGCCTATGAAATCCCGGACATCGCCCTGCGCGCTAGCCTGGTCTACAATTCGAAGGTCAAGCTCGACAACATCGAGGGCACGCTGGACTTGACGAACGTTGGCCTAGGTACGATCCCGATCTACGGCTCGACGCAGTACATGCCGGATGTGGTGGAACTGAAATTGCAATCCGGCATCGCACCCGGCTGGCTTGCCTTCGGTTCGATCAAGTGGGTCAACTGGAGCACGCTGCAGAGCGTGCCGATCTGCCCGAAAGGCGTTCCGACTTCGCTTTGCTTCAGCAACTCGCCGGCAGAAGTGACTTCGCTCGACCTGATGTATCGTGACGGCTGGACTGTCTCGGGTGGCGTCGGCCACAAGTTCAACGACCAGTGGAGCGCTGCGGGACAGCTTTCTTGGGACCGTGGCACCTCGCATGGTTATGGCGCGCAAACCGATACGTGGACCGTCGGCGGCGGGGTCGCTTATACACCCCAGCCCAACATTGAGGTTCGCTTGGCGGGTGCAATCGGCGTGATGACCAGCGGTCATTCCGGTACATTGATTGGCCCGAATGGCAAAATCATTGGCGACGACGCCAGTTACGATTTCGGCAACGACTTGGTCACGGCGATCTCGGGCGGCGTCAAGATCAAGTTCTAA
- the ilvD gene encoding dihydroxy-acid dehydratase produces MDARVISKAKLPSRHVTVGPARAPHRSYLYAMGLSAAEIAQPLVGVASCWNEAAPCNISLMRQAQVVKKGVAAANGTPREFCTITVTDGIAMGHQGMKSSLVSREVIADSVELTMRGHCYDALVGLAGCDKSLPGMMMAMVRLNVPSIFIYGGSILPGSYRGRQITVQDVFEAVGQHSVGTIGDAELLEIEQAACPSAGSCGAQFTANTMATVAEAIGLALPYSCGAPAPYEMRDRFNFASGEKIMELIAKNIRPRDIVTLKALENAATVVSATGGSTNAALHLPAIAHEAGIKFDLFDVAAIFEKTPYIADLKPGGKYVAKDMFEAGGIPLLMKTLLDHGYLHGDCLTVTGRTLAENMEHVAWNDSQDVVRPANRPITRTGGVVGLKGNLAPEGAIVKVAGMSELKFSGPARCFDSEEECFEAVTQRNYEEGEVLVIRYEGPRGGPGMREMLSTTAALYGQGMGGKVALITDGRFSGATRGFCIGHVGPEAAVGGPIGLIKNGDVISIDATKGTIEVALSDAELAARAKKWKARETDYQSGAIWKYAQTVGSARDGAVTHPGGAKETHCYADI; encoded by the coding sequence ATGGACGCCAGAGTAATCTCCAAGGCCAAGCTGCCCAGCCGCCACGTGACCGTCGGCCCGGCGCGTGCGCCGCATCGCTCGTATCTTTACGCCATGGGACTGTCGGCGGCCGAGATCGCGCAGCCGCTGGTCGGCGTCGCCAGCTGCTGGAACGAGGCCGCTCCCTGCAACATCTCGCTGATGCGCCAGGCGCAAGTGGTCAAGAAGGGCGTCGCCGCCGCCAACGGCACGCCGCGCGAATTCTGCACCATCACCGTCACCGACGGCATCGCCATGGGCCACCAAGGCATGAAATCGTCGCTGGTGTCGCGCGAGGTCATTGCCGATTCGGTAGAGCTCACCATGCGCGGTCATTGCTACGATGCGCTGGTCGGGCTTGCCGGCTGCGACAAGTCGCTGCCCGGCATGATGATGGCGATGGTGCGGCTCAACGTGCCTTCGATCTTCATCTATGGCGGCTCGATCCTGCCCGGCAGCTATCGCGGCCGGCAGATCACCGTGCAGGATGTGTTCGAAGCCGTCGGCCAGCATTCGGTCGGCACGATCGGCGACGCCGAACTGCTCGAGATCGAGCAGGCAGCATGCCCGTCGGCGGGCTCCTGCGGCGCCCAGTTCACCGCCAACACCATGGCCACCGTCGCCGAGGCAATCGGCCTGGCCTTGCCCTATTCCTGCGGCGCGCCGGCGCCCTACGAGATGCGCGACCGTTTCAATTTCGCCTCCGGCGAAAAGATCATGGAACTGATCGCAAAGAACATCCGGCCGCGCGACATCGTCACGCTGAAGGCCCTGGAGAATGCGGCCACCGTCGTGTCCGCCACCGGCGGCTCGACCAATGCCGCGCTGCATCTGCCGGCGATCGCGCATGAGGCCGGCATCAAGTTCGACCTCTTCGACGTGGCGGCGATCTTCGAGAAGACGCCCTATATCGCCGACCTCAAGCCGGGCGGCAAATATGTCGCCAAGGACATGTTCGAGGCCGGCGGCATTCCGCTCTTGATGAAGACGCTGCTCGACCACGGCTATCTGCACGGCGATTGCCTGACGGTTACCGGCCGCACTTTGGCCGAAAATATGGAGCATGTTGCCTGGAATGACAGCCAGGATGTCGTGCGTCCCGCCAACCGGCCAATCACCAGGACAGGCGGCGTTGTGGGCTTGAAGGGAAACCTTGCCCCGGAAGGCGCGATCGTGAAGGTCGCGGGCATGTCGGAACTGAAATTCTCCGGTCCGGCGCGCTGCTTCGATTCGGAAGAGGAGTGCTTCGAGGCAGTCACGCAACGCAACTACGAGGAAGGCGAGGTTCTCGTCATCCGCTACGAGGGCCCGCGCGGCGGCCCCGGCATGCGCGAGATGCTGTCGACGACGGCGGCACTCTACGGTCAGGGCATGGGCGGCAAGGTGGCGCTGATCACGGACGGGCGCTTTTCGGGCGCCACCCGTGGCTTCTGCATCGGCCATGTCGGACCCGAGGCGGCCGTCGGCGGGCCGATCGGACTGATCAAAAATGGCGACGTGATCTCGATCGATGCCACGAAGGGCACGATCGAGGTGGCGCTGTCGGACGCCGAACTGGCGGCGAGGGCAAAGAAATGGAAGGCGCGCGAGACCGATTATCAGTCCGGCGCCATCTGGAAATATGCGCAGACCGTGGGGTCGGCCCGCGACGGCGCGGTCACACATCCGGGCGGCGCCAAAGAAACGCACTGCTATGCGGACATTTGA
- a CDS encoding tetratricopeptide repeat protein, whose translation MRTFEVLRSSVFSALVAIATLGAVGQAMAFDDKVFDDKTGVKPQSSPWAVFQFGFSAYKNGHKDQAVEAYKYAAENGQIGATWKLARMYAEGDGVARDDYEAFKFFSEIVDQDVEPGSPEESYVSDALVALGDYLRKGIPGSPVTENEVAAQEYYMRAAANYRNPNAQFEIGQMFLKGEGGVKASVKQAGRWLQLAAEKGHAGAQATLGNLLFQSGKIVRGLAMMTAALERAPPADQPWIRSMQEEAFAAAGEADRRTAISLADDILTKGGGDQ comes from the coding sequence ATGCGGACATTTGAGGTGTTGAGGTCGTCTGTCTTTTCGGCACTGGTCGCGATAGCGACCTTGGGCGCCGTCGGGCAGGCCATGGCCTTCGACGACAAGGTGTTCGACGACAAGACCGGCGTCAAGCCGCAGTCGAGCCCGTGGGCGGTGTTCCAGTTCGGCTTTTCGGCCTACAAGAACGGCCACAAGGACCAGGCGGTCGAGGCCTATAAATACGCCGCCGAAAACGGCCAGATCGGCGCGACGTGGAAGCTTGCGCGCATGTATGCCGAAGGCGACGGGGTGGCGCGCGACGACTACGAGGCGTTCAAGTTCTTCTCGGAGATCGTCGACCAGGATGTCGAGCCCGGCTCGCCGGAGGAAAGCTATGTCTCGGACGCGCTGGTGGCGCTTGGCGACTATCTGCGCAAGGGTATCCCTGGCAGCCCGGTCACCGAGAACGAGGTCGCGGCGCAGGAATATTATATGCGCGCCGCCGCCAACTACCGCAATCCGAACGCCCAGTTCGAGATCGGCCAGATGTTCTTGAAGGGCGAGGGCGGCGTCAAGGCCAGCGTCAAGCAGGCCGGGCGCTGGCTGCAGCTGGCCGCCGAGAAGGGCCATGCCGGCGCGCAGGCGACGCTCGGCAATCTCCTGTTCCAGAGCGGCAAGATCGTGCGCGGCCTGGCGATGATGACGGCGGCGCTCGAGCGGGCTCCGCCGGCCGACCAGCCCTGGATCCGCAGCATGCAGGAAGAGGCCTTTGCCGCCGCCGGCGAGGCCGACCGCCGCACGGCGATTTCGCTGGCCGACGATATCCTGACCAAGGGCGGCGGCGACCAGTAG
- the xth gene encoding exodeoxyribonuclease III — MKIVTWNINGVRARIGNLTHWLTESAPDIVCLQEIKTLDDQFPRAEIEALGYNVETNGQKSFNGVAILSKLRFDEVNRGLPGDEVDDHARFIESVFSTDKGALRVASLYLPNGNPIDDEKKFSYKLSWMARLERWAEERLRLEEALVLAGDYNVIPEPADARFPENWLSDALFQPQTRQAFRRLKNLGFTEAVRAVTDSPDVYTFWDYQAGAWQKNNGIRIDHLLLSPEAASRFSSASVEKHVRAWEKPSDHVPVAIDLALRPV; from the coding sequence ATGAAGATCGTCACCTGGAACATCAACGGTGTTCGCGCCCGCATCGGCAATCTCACCCACTGGTTGACCGAGAGCGCGCCGGATATCGTCTGCCTGCAGGAGATCAAGACGCTCGACGACCAGTTCCCGCGCGCCGAGATCGAGGCCTTGGGCTACAATGTCGAGACCAATGGCCAGAAGAGCTTCAACGGCGTCGCCATTCTCTCAAAACTCCGCTTCGACGAGGTCAATCGCGGCCTGCCGGGCGACGAGGTGGATGACCACGCCCGCTTCATCGAAAGCGTGTTCTCGACCGACAAGGGCGCGCTGCGCGTCGCCTCGCTCTATCTGCCGAACGGCAATCCGATCGATGACGAGAAGAAGTTTTCCTACAAGCTGTCATGGATGGCGCGGCTGGAGCGCTGGGCGGAGGAACGGCTGCGGCTTGAGGAAGCGCTGGTGCTGGCCGGCGACTACAATGTCATCCCCGAACCCGCCGATGCCAGGTTCCCCGAGAACTGGCTAAGCGATGCGCTGTTCCAGCCGCAGACCCGGCAAGCCTTCCGCCGGCTGAAGAACCTCGGCTTCACCGAAGCGGTACGCGCCGTCACCGACTCGCCCGATGTCTATACCTTCTGGGATTATCAGGCCGGCGCCTGGCAGAAGAACAACGGCATCCGCATCGACCATCTGCTTTTGTCGCCGGAGGCAGCCAGCCGCTTTTCCTCCGCCTCTGTCGAAAAGCATGTGCGCGCCTGGGAAAAGCCCTCCGACCATGTGCCGGTGGCCATCGATCTGGCGCTGCGGCCGGTCTGA
- a CDS encoding VOC family protein — MPVVGAVRQVALSAGRDLDTTLAFWRDVLGMSVHARYDPPGMAFIMAGGVRLLFTDGVPAGTVYLDISGLEAFHAEANAAGVPFTAPPMLVHRDTEGQFGPAGESEWMAFLKDPAGNTIGLVERIAPEQP, encoded by the coding sequence ATGCCTGTCGTCGGCGCGGTCCGCCAGGTCGCGCTGTCGGCCGGCCGCGATCTCGACACGACGCTTGCCTTCTGGCGCGACGTGCTCGGCATGAGCGTGCATGCGCGCTACGATCCGCCGGGCATGGCCTTCATCATGGCCGGCGGCGTGCGGTTGCTCTTCACCGACGGCGTGCCGGCCGGCACCGTCTATCTCGATATTTCCGGCCTCGAAGCCTTCCATGCCGAGGCGAACGCGGCGGGCGTTCCCTTCACCGCACCGCCAATGCTCGTCCATCGCGACACCGAGGGCCAGTTCGGTCCGGCAGGGGAAAGCGAGTGGATGGCCTTTCTAAAGGACCCGGCAGGCAATACGATCGGCCTGGTCGAACGCATTGCGCCGGAACAGCCTTGA
- the erpA gene encoding iron-sulfur cluster insertion protein ErpA, protein MGADAKTAMKVEMTDAAAKRIARIVSGEPGKTALRVSVEGGGCSGFSYKFDLVEAANDDDVAIEKDGATILIDDLSLVYMGGSVIDFVDDLMGQSFQIRNPNAVASCGCGTSFSI, encoded by the coding sequence AGGTCGAGATGACCGACGCCGCCGCGAAGCGGATCGCCAGGATCGTTTCCGGCGAACCCGGCAAGACGGCGCTGCGCGTTTCCGTCGAGGGCGGCGGCTGCTCCGGCTTTTCCTATAAGTTCGATCTGGTCGAAGCGGCAAACGACGACGACGTTGCCATTGAGAAGGACGGCGCGACTATCCTGATCGACGACCTGTCGCTGGTTTATATGGGCGGCTCGGTAATCGACTTCGTCGACGACCTGATGGGCCAGTCGTTCCAGATCAGGAACCCCAACGCGGTCGCCTCCTGCGGCTGCGGCACCAGCTTCTCCATCTGA